In a single window of the Zea mays cultivar B73 chromosome 5, Zm-B73-REFERENCE-NAM-5.0, whole genome shotgun sequence genome:
- the LOC103627455 gene encoding UDP-glycosyltransferase 82A1, with product MGAKAEHVAVCPAAATVVLVPFPAQGHISPMLRLARALAERGVAAIVAVPDFVYRRLVSACGQVRTRVEVELASMHSGVPDDGVGEPPGFAGFARAMEHHMPTSLEAMLTAQRGRGVACLVADVLASWAIPVATRCGVSAVGFWPAMLATYRVVAAIPELVDKGLISDYGIPISTKRLDIGEEGKVNGDHRTSDSLHVLPAQLGLSTAELPWLVGDAASQKTRFTFWLQTMERAKSFRSILVNTFPVEATAADAGTVSQQRVLQVLQVGPLLSLPPKGFDDDGCITKGDDLSHDSTSKNPSMWQADETCVEWLDAQRAGSVVYVSFGSWVSSIGRDAINELALGLAATGRPFLWALKDEPSWREGLPSQYAEAVAGRGKIVAWSPQEDVLRHKAVGCYLTHCGWNSTLEAIQNGVRLLCYPVSGDQFINCAYIVKVWETGIRLPSTNRNVVEDCIERIMEGEEGRRMQVNVDEMRERVVMGEARCAANRNLDSFVDEIMKNENLLARRPCPLT from the exons ATGGGCGCAAAGGCCGAGCACGTGGCCGTCTGCCCCGCGGCGGCCACCGTTGTCCTCGTGCCGTTCCCGGCGCAGGGCCACATCTCCCCCATGCTCCGCCTGGCGCGCGCCCTCGCCGAGCGAGGCGTCGCGGCCATCGTCGCCGTGCCCGACTTCGTCTACCGCCGACTCGTCAGCGCCTGCGGGCAGGTGCGCACCCGCGTGGAGGTGGAGCTCGCATCCATGCACAGCGGAGTCCCAGACGACGGCGTGGGCGAGCCCCCCGGCTTCGCCGGCTTCGCGCGCGCCATGGAGCACCACATGCCCACCAGCCTGGAGGCGATGCTGACGGCTCAGCGCGGCCGCGGCGTGGCGTGCCTCGTCGCCGACGTCCTGGCGTCGTGGGCGATCCCTGTTGCGACCCGGTGTGGCGTGTCGGCCGTGGGCTTCTGGCCGGCGATGCTGGCAACTTACCGCGTCGTGGCGGCCATCCCGGAGCTCGTCGACAAGGGGTTGATCTCAGATTACG GCATTCCCATATCGACCAAAAGGTTAGACATTGGTGAAGAAGGCAAAGTAAACGGAGACCACCGCACCAGCGACAGCCTCCACGTATTGCCTGCGCAACTAGGCCTGAGCACCGCGGAGTTGCCGTGGCTCGTGGGCGACGCGGCGTCCCAGAAAACAAGGTTCACCTTCTGGCTTCAGACCATGGAGCGTGCGAAGAGTTTCCGCTCTATCCTCGTCAACACCTTCCCCGTCGAAGCCACCGCCGCCGACGCCGGCACTGTGTCACAGCAACGGGTTCTTCAGGTCCTCCAAGTCGGACCACTACTGTCACTGCCACCCAAAGGCTTCGACGACGACGGTTGCATTACCAAAGGCGACGATCTGTCGCATGACAGTACATCCAAGAACCCAAGCATGTGGCAGGCGGATGAGACCTGCGTGGAGTGGCTAGACGCGCAGCGTGCGGGGTCGGTGGTGTACGTCTCGTTCGGCAGCTGGGTCTCGTCGATCGGGCGGGACGCCATCAACGAGCTCGCGCTCGGCCTGGCGGCCACCGGCCGGCCGTTCCTGTGGGCGCTTAAGGACGAGCCGTCGTGGCGAGAAGGTCTCCCCAGCCAGTACGCGGAGGCGGTCGCCGGCCGTGGCAAGATCGTCGCTTGGTCACCGCAGGAAGACGTCCTCCGGCACAAGGCCGTCGGCTGCTACCTCACGCACTGCGGCTGGAACTCCACGCTGGAGGCCATACAGAACGGGGTGCGTCTGCTGTGCTACCCAGTGTCCGGTGACCAGTTCATCAACTGCGCTTACATCGTCAAGGTGTGGGAGACGGGGATCAGGCTTCCTAGCACCAACAGAAACGTCGTGGAGGATTGCATCGAGAGGATTATGGAAGGAGAAGAGGGAAGGCGTATGCAGGTGAATGTGGATGAGATGAGAGAAAGAGTCGTGATGGGTGAGGCCAGATGTGCAGCAAACAGAAACCTCGACTCTTTTGTTGACGAAATCATGAAAAACGAAAATTTATTAGCGCGACGACCCTGTCCATTAACATGA